One window of Medicago truncatula cultivar Jemalong A17 chromosome 2, MtrunA17r5.0-ANR, whole genome shotgun sequence genomic DNA carries:
- the LOC11425155 gene encoding polyphenol oxidase A1, chloroplastic produces MASISPISFISTINFSHSSSMYPFSQKQQKSSKHRILPRRQVITLSGNNGNQNNPKEEEQLQNIVVGNRRNVLVGLGGLCGTFTANPFALASPISAPDLSTCGPPDLPSGATPSGLNCCPPNSTKIIDYKFPSSTQPLRVRQAAHLVNDEYLQKYKKAIELMKALPSNDPRNFIQQANIHCAYCDGAYSQVGFPNLDLQVHSSWLFFPFHRWYLYFYERILGSLINDPTFALPFWNYDAPNGMQFPSIYTDRTSPLYDELRNANHQPPTLIDFNYVPGDDSDEVDENERISTNLTIMYRQVVSGGKTSTLFLGNPYRAGDAPDPGAGSVEIVPHNIVHLWSGDDTQPNFEDMGDFYSAARDPIFFSHHSNIDRFWSIWKTLGGKRKDFNDKDWLESEFLFYDENKNLVKVNVKDCLDTKKLGYVYQDVDIPWLNAKPTPCKKIQKKVEVAQGNSFGTGKARLSEINENLTNSRNDIKFPLVLDDMVSTTVKRPKKSRSKKEKEEEEEVLVIEGIVFDTKACVKFDVFINDKDKVVKPFNTEFAGSFVNVPHSLHEQTMKNINSSCRFGLTDLLEDLGVDDDDSVVVTLVPRYGKGLVKIRNIMIELEG; encoded by the coding sequence ATGGCATCTATCTCACCTATTTCCTTTATATCCACAATCAACTTTTCCCATTCTTCTTCCATGTATCCATTTTCACAAAAACAACAGAAATCTTCTAAACATAGAATATTACCAAGACGCCAAGTGATCACATTGAGTGGTAATAATGGTAACCAAAACAACCCTAAAGAAGAAGAACAACTACAAAACATTGTTGTAGGAAATAGGAGGAATGTTCTAGTTGGCCTTGGAGGACTTTGTGGTACTTTCACCGCTAACCCTTTTGCCCTAGCTTCTCCAATATCCGCACCAGACCTTTCTACATGTGGACCACCAGATCTACCCTCAGGTGCTACACCCAGTGGTCTTAATTGTTGTCCACCAAATTCCACAAAAATCATAGATTACAAATTTCCTTCATCAACTCAACCCTTAAGGGTAAGACAAGCAGCACATTTGGTCAACGATGAATAtctacaaaaatacaaaaaagccATTGAACTCATGAAAGCCTTACCATCCAATGATCCACGTAATTTCATACAACAAGCAAACATCCATTGTGCTTATTGTGATGGTGCATATTCCCAAGTTGGTTTTCCTAATCTTGATCTTCAAGTTCATAGTTCTTGgctcttttttccttttcatagaTGGTATCTTTATTTCTATGAAAGAATCTTGGGTAGCTTGATCAATGATCCAACCTTTGCTTTACCATTTTGGAACTATGACGCTCCTAATGGCATGCAATTTCCCTCCATTTACACCGACCGTACATCTCCTCTTTACGATGAACTCCGAAATGCAAATCATCAACCTCCAACACTCATAGACTTTAACTATGTACCTGGCGATGATAGCGATGAAGTTGATGAAAATGAAAGGATCTCCACAAACCTTACTATAATGTATAGACAGGTTGTGTCTGGTGGAAAAACCTCAACACTTTTCCTCGGAAACCCTTACCGTGCTGGAGATGCACCGGATCCCGGTGCTGGATCCGTAGAGATTGTTCCACATAATATAGTTCATCTATGGAGTGGTGATGATACGCAACCTAACTTTGAAGACATGGGAGATTTCTATTCAGCTGCAAGAGAtcctatttttttctctcaccaTTCAAATATTGATAGGTTTTGGTCTATATGGAAAACACTTGGTGGGAAAAGAAAGGATTTCAATGACAAAGATTGGTTAGAATCAGAGTTTCTTTTCTATGATGAAAATAAGAATCTTGTTAAGGTTAATGTCAAAGACTGTCTTGacacaaaaaaattaggttatgTTTACCAAGATGTTGATATTCCATGGTTAAATGCTAAACCTACACCatgtaaaaaaatacaaaaaaaagtgGAAGTTGCACAAGGAAATAGTTTTGGTACTGGTAAAGCTCGTCTAAGTGAGATTAATGAGAACTTAACTAATTCAAGAAACGATATTAAGTTTCCATTGGTTTTGGATGATATGGTGAGTACAACTGTGAAGAGGCCAAAAAAATCAAGGAGCaaaaaggagaaggaagaagaagaagaggttttagttattgaaggGATTGTGTTTGATACGAAAGCATGTGTAAAGTTTGATGTGTTTATTAATGATAAAGATAAGGTGGTTAAGCCATTTAATACAGAGTTTGCTGGGAGCTTTGTGAATGTACCTCATTCTTTGCATGAACAAACAATGAAGAATATTAATAGTAGTTGTAGATTTGGATTAACGGACTTGCTGGAAGATTTGggagttgatgatgatgacagTGTTGTGGTTACTTTGGTTCCAAGGTACGGGAAAGGACTTGTTAAAATCAGAAACATTATGATAGAGCTTGAAGGTTGA